ACGGGCCGCGAGCGGCTGGTCACGGTAGGGCTCGGCCTGCTGTTCCACCACCAGCGCGACCTCGGCCGCGCCACCGGTCTGCCGGACCACGGCCCCGCCGAGCAGCGCGATCCGCCGCTGCTGCTCCGCGCCGAGGAAGGCGGTGGCCCCGGACGGCACCGGGTCCACCAGCGAGAGCTGCCCGATGTCGTGCATGAGGGCCGCGTACTCCAGCACCGTCAGCTCACGCCGGGTCAGCCCCAGCTCACGGCCGACGGCACGGCTCAGTACGGCGACCCGGCGGGCGTGGCCCGGCGGGGTGTACCCGGCGATCTCGGTGGCCCTGGCCAGGGAGGTGATGGTCTGGCGGTAGGTGGTACGGGCCGCCGCGTAACGGCGGAAGGCGAGCTGGGTGAGCAGCAGCGGCAGGCTGAAGACGGGCAGCGCCCACAGCGCGGCCACCGCGACGCCGAGCGCGATCACCGCGCCGGTCGCGCCCACCGCCGAGCCGATCCCGGTCAGCGCGCGCAGTTCGTCGCGGAGCAGCGGGCCGAAAGGCCAGTCGGTACGGGCCCGGGCGAGCGCGGCGGCCAGTACCGCGTCCCACAGCGCGCTCAGCGCGACCACCACGACCACGCCGAGCGCGTAGTAGGCGCCGCGCCCCGGGCCGTGCTCCGGTCCGTGTTCGGGATGCAGCGCTGCGTGCAGCGGCTGGAAGCACACCGCCGCGAAGGCGACGCCGAGCACCCGCCGCGCCACATGGTCCGGTGCCGGTGCGGCGCCGCGGGCCACATGGGGCGCGGCACCGGCGAGCGTCGCCGCGAAGACGATGGCGACCACCTGGAGGACCCCGTGTCCGGTGGGCCGTCCGCCGACCTCACCGAGCAGGGC
This is a stretch of genomic DNA from Streptomyces sp. NA04227. It encodes these proteins:
- a CDS encoding HD-GYP domain-containing protein, coding for MSHGGSSHGVRPGRHRRADEGGPRRGALPRQSAPPPGSGRRRRAGPGGDGRIAKGAAAAAGGLPGRLARRPVLVAVHTAAGALALFALAATLRAGVADRGTAFAFGLLIALGEFTRWRADDPRPAREPAPLGAAGALAYALLGEVGGRPTGHGVLQVVAIVFAATLAGAAPHVARGAAPAPDHVARRVLGVAFAAVCFQPLHAALHPEHGPEHGPGRGAYYALGVVVVVALSALWDAVLAAALARARTDWPFGPLLRDELRALTGIGSAVGATGAVIALGVAVAALWALPVFSLPLLLTQLAFRRYAAARTTYRQTITSLARATEIAGYTPPGHARRVAVLSRAVGRELGLTRRELTVLEYAALMHDIGQLSLVDPVPSGATAFLGAEQQRRIALLGGAVVRQTGGAAEVALVVEQQAEPYRDQPLAARIVRAANAYDEIVRAEGPAGALTALERLRLATGRDYQPEVVECLARVLAKEGGGP